The Flavobacterium sp. 140616W15 sequence GTAATTGCATTGTTATTTAAATCTTCGATAGTATTTGGTAATAATGCCAGATAATACGTTTGATTATTTGACAATGCTTGTGCTGGTATAATTGTGATGATTTTATCAATTACTGTTGCAGCAAAAGGAACCAAAGAGCCAGTTGCATTGTTTAAACGTAATTCTAGTAAAGCGGCGACATTAGTGTTGTCTATACTGTTATCATTAATTAAACGGATACTTTCGTTAAAAATAATGGTAGGATTAACTGTAGTACTAATGGTTGTACTTGTGTTTGCAGGCAAAAAAGTTGCTACAGGAGCAGTTGTGTCTCCACCGCCATTAGGAGTTCCTTCGGTTGTAAAATTATCAAAACGATTGTTTCCACCAGTTCCGCCAGGACCTTGATCAAATTCGACCTTTATTTTAAAATTAGAATTGTTATTTGCGCCTGTAATTGCAGTGAAATTTAAAGTAGCTAATCCAGGATCTCCATTGTTTGGAGTAACAGGGGTAAATGAAGTATAAGAATTCCCATCAAGAGAGTAGAACCAATTTTGAGTTCCTGCTCCTTGTGCAGAGCGACGTGTAGCAAATTTTACAATTATATCTTTATAACCTGTGGTTGGTAAAGCAAATACTAACGCACCCCCTATAGGATTACTAAAGCGTAAGTGTGTACCTGAAACTTCACTATTACGAGAGTTTAGATTCAAAAGGTCGAAATTTTGTCCAGTTCCGCCATTAAATTCTATAAAACTAGTTCCGCCCGCAATCGCAGTTATAGTAGTTCCGGTAATTAGTGCAACATTTGGAGTGGTCATAGTTGCTACAGATGTAGGATTATTAAAAGACCAGTAATTAATTAATGTTTGTCCCGATGAGAAAGAAGAGGTGAAAAATAAGGAAAAGTAAAATAACGTTTTTAAGTAAAGTTTTTTCATAGTTTGTAGTTTAATGGTAGGCTACAAAAATCACTTAAAACTGTTATAATAAGATTATTATAAAAACAAGGAATGATTAAATCATGACCTTAAATGTTTACTTAAGGTTATCATTTGTTGTTGTTATTCAGATGATTATAAATTGATTGAATAAAAAAATGGTTTGAAAGTTTTGCACTCTCAAACCATTTTATATGATATAATGGGAAATATTAGATAGCTGTTACAATAGCAACAAAATCATCTGCTTTTAATGCAGCTCCACCGATAAGACCACCGTCTACATCTGGTTTAGAGAAAATTTCTTTTGCATTATCAGGTTTTACACTTCCACCGTATAAGATAGAAACTTCTTCGGCAATCTCTTTTCCAAAAGCTTTACGAACTGTTTCTCTAATAAATTCGTGCATTTCTTGTGCTTGTTCTGGCGAAGCAGTTTCACCTGTTCCGATAGCCCAAACTGGCTCGTAAGCAAGGATAACATTAGCCCAAGATTCTTTTTCTATTTGAAATAAACCATCAGTTAATTGGTTTTCAACAACATTAAAGTGATTTCCTGTTTGACGGTCTTTTAATTCTTCACCAAAACAGAAGATAACTGTTAATTCATGTTTCAATGCAGTATCAACTTTATTAGCAATTAGCGCATCCGTTTCTTTAAAAATAGCTCTACGCTCAGAGTGTCCAAGAATAACGTAGTTTACACCAACGCTTTTTAGCATATCCGCAGAAACTTCACCTGTAAAGGCTCCACTTTCAGCTTGATGTACGTTTTGTGCAGCAACCTCAATAGTTGTAAACTCTAAATGTGCAACCGCAGAAGCTAAGTTTACAAAAGTAGGAGCAACAATTACTTGAGCCTCACTTACAGTTGGTAATTTAGCAATTAACTCATTTAATAAATCTTCAGTTTGTTCTGCGTTTTTATGCATTTTCCAGTTTCCTGCAACAATTTTCTTTCTCATCTCAGTTTGTTTTTTATTTTTTTTGAAATTTATTATTATTTTAAGCTTTGTAATGTTTGATTGATTTTATCGAAATCTTTTTCAATTGCACGATACAAAACAATTTTACCTTTTTTATCTACAATAATATATCTTGGAATCCAATCTAAATCAATTGCTTTTCCAAAAACACCTTTCATACCATCGATCATCATAAAATGATCTCCTTTTATTTCGTGTTTCTCAATTCCAGCTTTCCATTTATCGGCAGTTTTATCAGCTGAAAGGAATAGGTAAGCTACATCAGGATTGTTAGCTTGTAATTCTTTTACTTTTGGCATTGCTTTTATACAATCGCCACACCATGAAGCCCAAACTTCGATTACTAAAGTTTTTCCTTTGTATTTTTTTAATATGTCTTTGAAAGCAATTTGACTATCATCTGTCGATAATAATTTTTCTGATAGTGCTTCTTTAGAAAAAGCAGTTTTTTGTGCATTTGTACAAGAAAACGTAGCAAAAGCAATAAGCAATAGAATTATTTGTTTCATAGATGTATATTTTTTACCAAAGTTAAACAAACAAATCGAAACAGAAATAGAGATTAACAAAATTTGAAGACGTACTTATTTTGTCACAAATTGAACAATTTTGGTTACAAAAAATAAAATGAAATCGTAATAGTTGGGTGAGAAAACTAGTTTTTTGAATAAATAAAAAAGAGTTGAGCTAAAATAAACTTAAAAAAGAGATATTATTTTGGTTCTTGAAAGTATTCTAAAAGGAAAAAAACGTCTGGTTAGTATATAAAAAGAGGGAATAAATTTGAACTATGCTTATTTCTTAAAATCAGTGTTTATTCTTAATGTAATTGATTTATTTTTAAGATTATAAATTTCCATAAATTATAATATAATCAGCATATTTTAATTTGTCATTAAACCATTGTATTGCTTCTTGTAAAAATGAGTTGAGATTTGGATCGTCGGTTTTTGTTTGGCTAATTTTCTCTACGATCGTTATGCAAGTTTTATTATCAAAATAATTATGCCCACAAGTATCAAAACTTTCTTCTATATTTTTATTCCAAGGATTTTGTAGAGGAAAAACAGATTTAAATTTTTCTATAATAACTTCAAAGTAAGCTGTTGGAATAAAAGCATCATTTCTTTTAACTGTTTTATAATTTTCTCCATTTGTATTTTCTGGCCATATAATAAAGCCAATTTCATTTTTTGGAGTTTTATTCTTTCGAGTAGTAAGTATTATTTGTCTTGAATTAATTTTCTCAATAGTTTTATTTTTATCGTAATTACAAAAAAGATAATTTTGTTTCACTATTTCTTCTTCACATTCTGTTATTCTACTAATTTCTTTGATGTTACCATTATGAAATTGTTCTTCACATACAAGGATATCATTGTCATATTTTCTTAAAAGCTCAACAGCAGTATTTAAGGGAATAGGTATTTTATTTCTTAGTGCTTTGATTCTCTCTAAGTCCATGATGCATCTATTTTAATTGATAATTGCCATTTGCCCA is a genomic window containing:
- the tpiA gene encoding triose-phosphate isomerase produces the protein MRKKIVAGNWKMHKNAEQTEDLLNELIAKLPTVSEAQVIVAPTFVNLASAVAHLEFTTIEVAAQNVHQAESGAFTGEVSADMLKSVGVNYVILGHSERRAIFKETDALIANKVDTALKHELTVIFCFGEELKDRQTGNHFNVVENQLTDGLFQIEKESWANVILAYEPVWAIGTGETASPEQAQEMHEFIRETVRKAFGKEIAEEVSILYGGSVKPDNAKEIFSKPDVDGGLIGGAALKADDFVAIVTAI
- a CDS encoding TlpA disulfide reductase family protein: MKQIILLLIAFATFSCTNAQKTAFSKEALSEKLLSTDDSQIAFKDILKKYKGKTLVIEVWASWCGDCIKAMPKVKELQANNPDVAYLFLSADKTADKWKAGIEKHEIKGDHFMMIDGMKGVFGKAIDLDWIPRYIIVDKKGKIVLYRAIEKDFDKINQTLQSLK